A portion of the Anoxybacillus gonensis genome contains these proteins:
- a CDS encoding RsmF rRNA methyltransferase first C-terminal domain-containing protein, translating into MTMCHLPEQFITKMNALLQDEAERFFATYNEEKVHGLRVNTLKVSPSTFLNISPWELEPIPFCSTGFYYRDAQPGKHPYHAAGLYYIQEPSAMFVAEVLAPSSGERVLDLCAAPGGKTTQLAAMMNNEGFLLANEIHPKRVKALSENIERLGITNAVVTNETPEKLSETFEGFFDKILVDAPCSGEGMFRKDEEAIQFWSLDHVQKCAQTQKHILSCAYKMLNEGGTLVYSTCTFSPEENEQIIDWFLATYNDMELVPIEKEHGIQPGVVRWTNTYNEQIAHTARLWPHHLQGEGHFVAKMRKRGEAKRWNGKVATSNVSKAMQRDYETFINHIIQTTIGGTLYAFGTHIFALPYLCPRLDGLKVVRPGLHIGEWKKNRFEPNHALAMALTKQQVQAHLPLTLEESIRYIKGETLQTNGDRGWILITIDGYPLGWGKEVKGVVKNFYPKGLRIK; encoded by the coding sequence ATGACTATGTGTCATTTACCAGAACAATTTATAACAAAAATGAATGCTTTGCTTCAAGATGAAGCGGAGCGTTTTTTTGCGACGTACAATGAAGAAAAAGTTCATGGTTTGCGGGTGAATACACTAAAAGTTTCACCGTCGACATTTTTAAACATCAGTCCATGGGAACTTGAGCCAATTCCTTTTTGTTCTACAGGATTTTATTATCGCGATGCCCAACCTGGCAAACATCCGTATCATGCTGCCGGATTGTATTACATTCAAGAACCAAGCGCAATGTTTGTCGCTGAGGTGCTTGCCCCATCTTCAGGGGAGCGAGTGCTTGACTTATGTGCAGCACCCGGCGGGAAAACAACACAACTAGCAGCCATGATGAACAATGAAGGATTTTTATTGGCAAACGAAATTCATCCAAAGCGTGTCAAAGCTTTATCTGAAAATATTGAGCGACTTGGAATTACAAATGCTGTTGTTACAAATGAAACACCTGAAAAACTATCGGAAACATTTGAAGGATTTTTCGATAAAATTTTAGTTGATGCCCCATGTTCCGGAGAAGGAATGTTTCGAAAAGACGAAGAAGCGATTCAATTTTGGAGTTTAGATCATGTCCAAAAATGTGCACAAACACAAAAACATATTTTATCTTGTGCTTATAAAATGTTAAACGAAGGGGGCACACTCGTTTATTCGACGTGCACATTCTCCCCTGAAGAAAATGAGCAAATCATCGACTGGTTTTTAGCGACTTACAACGACATGGAACTCGTTCCAATCGAAAAAGAACACGGGATTCAACCAGGTGTTGTCCGTTGGACGAACACATATAACGAACAAATCGCACATACGGCAAGGCTTTGGCCTCATCATCTCCAAGGAGAAGGGCATTTCGTTGCCAAAATGCGCAAACGAGGAGAAGCAAAACGATGGAATGGAAAAGTAGCCACTTCTAACGTATCTAAAGCAATGCAGCGCGATTATGAAACGTTTATAAACCATATAATCCAAACGACAATAGGTGGGACGCTTTACGCATTTGGGACGCATATATTTGCTCTCCCTTATTTATGCCCACGTTTAGACGGCTTAAAAGTCGTTCGACCTGGTCTCCATATAGGAGAATGGAAAAAAAATCGCTTTGAACCAAACCACGCTTTAGCTATGGCACTAACAAAACAACAAGTACAAGCACACCTTCCGCTCACGCTTGAAGAAAGTATCCGATATATCAA
- the plsY gene encoding glycerol-3-phosphate 1-O-acyltransferase PlsY has protein sequence MSILLMIIGYLLGSIPFALLVGKIGYGIDIREHGSGNLGGTNTFRVLGVKAGLIVTIADILKGTLAASLPVLFHVDVHPLLTGMFAVFGHTYPVFAQFRGGKAVATSGGVLLFYSPVLFMTMLAVFFLILYISKYVSLSSMLTGVYATAYAFIWTDDIPLRIVVTLLTLFVFYRHRANIKRILNKTEPKVKWL, from the coding sequence ATGTCCATTTTGCTTATGATCATCGGTTATTTACTTGGTTCGATTCCGTTCGCGCTACTTGTTGGGAAAATCGGATACGGAATTGACATACGTGAACATGGGAGCGGTAATTTAGGCGGGACAAATACATTTCGCGTGCTCGGTGTAAAAGCGGGATTAATTGTAACAATTGCCGACATTTTAAAAGGAACGTTAGCTGCAAGCTTACCTGTATTGTTTCATGTAGATGTTCATCCGCTTCTTACAGGGATGTTTGCTGTGTTTGGTCATACATATCCGGTGTTTGCACAATTTCGCGGTGGAAAAGCGGTTGCGACCTCTGGTGGAGTGTTGCTATTTTATTCACCCGTCCTTTTTATGACGATGTTAGCTGTCTTTTTTCTCATCTTGTATATATCAAAATACGTTTCGCTTTCATCTATGTTAACGGGCGTGTATGCGACCGCTTATGCATTCATATGGACAGACGATATCCCATTGCGTATTGTCGTCACGTTATTGACACTTTTTGTGTTTTATCGCCACCGAGCAAACATAAAACGCATTTTAAACAAAACAGAACCGAAAGTGAAGTGGTTATAG
- a CDS encoding CoA-binding protein, with the protein MSLNREQIKQILNKAKRIAVVGLSDRPERTSYMVAKAMKEAGYEIIPVNPLIKEWEGIPAVATLTDIEGHVDIVNVFRRSEHLREIAEQFVQIDADVFWAQLGVYDEEVYRDLTEKGYTVVMDRCIKVEHALTR; encoded by the coding sequence ATGAGTTTAAATCGTGAACAAATCAAACAAATTTTAAATAAGGCAAAACGAATTGCTGTCGTAGGATTGTCAGATCGTCCGGAACGTACATCGTACATGGTCGCAAAAGCGATGAAAGAAGCAGGATATGAAATCATTCCAGTTAACCCGCTTATTAAAGAATGGGAAGGTATTCCGGCTGTTGCTACGTTAACGGATATTGAAGGACATGTCGATATTGTGAATGTGTTTCGTCGCTCTGAACATTTACGTGAAATTGCTGAGCAATTTGTACAAATAGATGCGGACGTGTTTTGGGCGCAATTAGGTGTATATGATGAAGAGGTGTACCGTGATTTAACTGAAAAAGGTTATACCGTGGTGATGGATCGCTGCATCAAAGTAGAACATGCGCTCACACGTTAA